A DNA window from Syngnathus typhle isolate RoL2023-S1 ecotype Sweden linkage group LG2, RoL_Styp_1.0, whole genome shotgun sequence contains the following coding sequences:
- the LOC133167490 gene encoding dedicator of cytokinesis protein 9-like isoform X2, whose translation MQSRAGKAPKREMVIESPQKYKCLTEIEAEAEAGSQVSLVKPKVIDPLDYESVIIQNKMHIMSDALRDMLQFPLDDFQICTLKRQGRTVFSTVPENADQETHSLFVQECIKTYKSDWHVVNYKYEEYSGDFRQLPNKVLRPEKLATHLFEVDEDVEKDEDEDPLGSHKGGVSKHGWLYKGNMNGAISVTMRSFKRRYFHLAQLGDGSYNLNFYKDENTSKEPKGTIFLDSCMGVVQNNKVRRFGFELKMQDKSTFLLAAESELEMEEWISTLNKILHSSFEQAMQEKHHMDLEDDEDDGKADLCSGRFQDSFQTASNIEFKTRSETRLKLFTLDPDAQKLDFTRIEPDVHQFEEKFGKRILVSCHDLLFNLQCCIAENEAGPITNVEPFYVVLSLFDVQNSRKISADFHVDLNHPSVRQMTPGSSCGHDLHMNGCQGEDPFGRQRLASGFPETALQYPKQGIFSVTCPHPEIFLVARIEKVLQGGITHCTEPYMKSSDSTKVAQRVLKNAKTACSRLGRYRMPFAWSARPVFKDASGTLDKNARFSALYRQDSSKLSDDDMFKLLADFRKPEKMAKLPVLLGNLDITIDCVAPDVTNCLTSSYIPLRNFDVNGSSSAALEVEEFVPTIAKCSQPFTIYKNHLYVHPKHLKYDGQKSFAKARNIAVCIEFKDSDKEEAQPLRRIYGRSGTSLFTKQAYAAVLHHHQNPEFYDEIKIELPTQLHQKHHLLFTFYHVSCDSNKKKKDVVETPVGSAWWPLLRDGRVNMSEQQLPVAAHLPAGYLSCQDAITKHSTLDIKWVDGGKPLFKVSTHLVSTIYTQDQHLHNFFNHCESLKVSEQATEGGLVKFLKSLHAVEGHIMVNFLPTILNQLFCVLTSATHEDVAVNVTRVMVHIVAQCHEEGLEHYLRSYVKFVFKPEPYSSNNEKNVHEEVTKAMTAILKPSTDFLTRNKLLKHSWYFFEALVKSMAHYLAESGRVKVSRKQNFSASFYHAVEILVNMLMPHITQKYKDNLDAARNANHSLAVFIKRCFTFMDRGFVFKQINNYTNCFIPGDPKTLYEFKFEFLRIVCNHEHYIPLNLPMPLGKGRIHRFQDFQLDYSLTDDFCRNHFLVGLLLREVGSALQESREVQQIAIQVLKRLMVKHAFDDRYAAKSHQARLATLYLPLFGLLQENAHRLESKESILPSHHNKPREDLLVPNSLVTPQKHSIDGSLHKDVFGANSRGSLVSTDSDSSLLEKSSEKNHCALGSAVLRFDKMDRDESKNLLMCFLHVLKSMSDDALYAYWNKASSSQLMDFLTLLEVCLHQFRYMGKRVIVRSHETAMCLSPDRKSLTLPVSRNRAGILHARLQQLGAVENLCTLNNMYSHTEADVATQCLLEANVSTEVCLTVLDTLSIFIMGFKSQLNSDLGHNPLMKKVFEVHLCFLQIAQSEAALRQVFISLRTFIYKFPCAFFDGRADMCASLCYEILKCCNSKLSSLRNAAANLLYILMKSNFDYTGRKSFVRTHLQVVIAVSQLIADVIGIGSTRFQQSLSIINNCANGDQSIKHTAFPSDVKDLTKRIRTVLMATEQMKEHENDPEMLVDLQYSLAKSYTSTPELRKTWLDSMARIHNKNGDLSEAAICYVHVAALVAEYLWRKGELTVCSDIFRTPHNTVDCPSTALFHSLHLEGMLKHGCSAFRVITPNIDEEAAMMEDVGMQDVHFNEEVLMELLEECADGLWNAERYELIADIYRLIIPIHEKRRDFEKLTHVYDTLHRAYTKVLEVMHTGKRLLGTYFRVAFFGQGFFEDEDGKEYIYKEPKFTPLSEISQRLVKLYSYKFGQENVKIIQDSGKVNPKDLDSKYAYIQVTHVVPYLDDKELEERKTDFEKSHNIRRFVFETPFTVSGKKQGGVEEQCKRRTILTTTHCFPYVKKRIAVMYQHQSDLSPIEVAIDEMSAKVAELRLVCSASDVDMIRLQLKLQGSVCVQVNAGPLAYARAFLDDTSAKKYPDNKVKQLKEVFRHFAEACGQALDINERLIKEDQQEYHDEMKANYRDLTRELSNIMHEQINSVNDGMRSSLSDSMGIFSAISGTPNSSTMF comes from the exons ATGCAGAGCCGGGCAGGAAAAGCCCCCAAGCGGGAGATGGTGATAGAGTCACCCCAGAAGTACAAGTGCTTGACTGAGATTGAGGCGGAGGCGGAGGCTGGATCACAGGTATCCTTG GTCAAGCCCAAGGTCATCGACCCCCTGGACTATGAGAGTGTGAtcatacaaaacaaaatgcatataATGAGTGATGCTCTGCGGGACATGCTACAGTTCCCCCTGGATGACTTTCAG ATCTGCACGCTGAAGCGCCAGGGCCGCACTGTCTTTTCCACTGTGCCAGAAAATGCAGACCAAGAAACACACTCACTGTTTGTCCAAGAG TgcataaaaacatacaagtcaGACTGGCATGTGGTCAATTACAAGTATGAAGAATATTCTGGGGACTTCCGACAGCTTCCCAA TAAAGTGTTAAGACCCGAGAAGCTGGCCACTCATCTTTTTGAGGTGGATGAAGATGTGGAAAAAGATGAG GATGAAGACCCTCTTGGGTCTCACAAGGGAGGAGTGTCTAAACACGGCTGGCTGTACAAAGGCAACATGAACGGTGCAATCAGTGTTACTATGCGA TCCTTCAAGAGAAGATACTTCCATCTGGCTCAACTCGGAGATGGATCATACAATCTAAATTTCTACAAAGATGAAAACACCTCCAAGGAACCGAAAGGAACCATCTTCCTTGACTCATGCATGGGGGTCGTTCAG AACAATAAAGTGAGGAGGTTTGGCTTTGAGCTGAAGATGCAGGATAAGAGCACATTCCTGCTGGCTGCAGAGAGTGAACTGGAGATGGAGGAATGGATCAGTACACTTAACAAAATTCTCCACAGCAGCTTTGAACAGGCCATGCAGGAGAAACATCACATGGACTTAGAAGatg ATGAGGATGACGGAAAAGCCGACCTCTGCTCTGGACGTTTTCAGGACAGTTTCCAG aCGGCCAGCAATATTGAGTTTAAAACGAGGAGTGAAACCAGGCTGAAGTTGTTTACGTTGGACCCAGACGCACAG AAACTGGATTTCACTCGCATTGAGCCAGATGTGCATCAGTTTGAGGAGAAATTCGGGAAAAGGATCTTGGTCAGCTGTCATGACTTGCTGTTCAACCTACAGTGCTGCATTGCAGAGAACGAAGCAGGACCAATAACCAAT GTGGAACCTTTCTATGTGGTTCTGTCCCTCTTTGATGTTCAGAACAGCAGAAAAATTTCAGCGGATTTCCACGTGGATCTCAACCACCCTTCGGTCCGACAAATGACACCAGGCTCATCTTGTGGCCACGACTTGCACATGAACGGTTGTCAGGGTGAGGACCCCTTTGGCCGCCAAAGGCTGGCCAGCGGGTTTCCGGAGACAGCTCTCCAATACCCCAAGCAGGGGATCTTTTCAGTCACGTGCCCCCATCCTGAGATCTTCCTAGTGGCGAGGATTGAGAAGGTCCTCCAAGGGGGTATCACCCATTGTACTGAACCCTACATGAAGAGCTCAGACTCTACAAAG GTGGCTCAAAGGGTGCTGAAGAATGCAAAGACGGCCTGCAGCAGATTGGGCCGGTACCGAATGCCGTTCGCCTGGTCTGCaag GCCCGTATTCAAAGATGCATCGGGAACTTTGGACAAAAACGCTCGCTTCTCGGCTCTTTACCGTCAAGACAGCAGCAAGTTGTCGGATGACGACATGTTCAAACTTCTCGCTGACTTTAGAAA ACCAGAAAAAATGGCTAAACTCCCTGTGCTGTTGGGGAACCTGGATATAACCATTGATTGCGTGGCCCCGGATGTGACCA ATTGCCTCACTTCCTCCTACATCCCTTTGAGGAACTTTGACGTAAATGGGTCAAGCAGCGCCGCTCTGGAGGTGGAGGAATTTGTACCCACCATAGCCAAGTGCTCCCAACCCTTTACCATCTATAAAAACCATCTTTATGTACACCCAAAGCACCTCAAATATGATGGGCAGAAATCTTTTGCTAAG GCCAGGAATATTGCAGTTTGCATTGAATTCAAGGATTCTGACAAAGAAGAAGCCCAGCCGCTAAGG CGCATCTATGGTCGTTCTGGAACTTCTCTATTCACCAAGCAAGCTTACGCAGCTGTTTTGCACCACCACCAGAACCCCGAATTCTATGACGAG ATAAAGATAGAATTGCCGACTCAGCTGCACCAAAAGCACCACCTTCTTTTCACCTTCTATCACGTTAGCTGTGACagcaacaagaagaagaaagatgtGGTGGAGACTCCAG TGGGCTCAGCATGGTGGCCTCTGCTAAGAGATGGTCGGGTCAACATGAGTGAACAGCAGCTACCCGTGGCTGCTCATTTGCCTGCGGGCTACCTCAGTTGCCAGGATGCTATCACAaag CATTCTACCTTGGACATCAAGTGGGTTGATGGAGGAAAGCCGCTGTTCAAAGTCTCAACACATCTTGTGTCCACAATTTACACTCAG GATCAACACTTGCACAACTTCTTCAACCACTGTGAAAGCCTCAAAGTGTCAGAACAAGCAACAGAGGGCGGGCTGGTGAAATTCCTAAAG AGTCTCCACGCGGTTGAAGGGCATATCATGGTGAACTTTCTTCCCACCatcctcaaccagctgttctgTGTCCTCACCAGCGCCACGCATGAAGATGTGGCTGTCAATGTGACGAG GGTAATGGTGCACATTGTAGCGCAATGCCACGAAGAAGGGCTTGAGCATTACCTGAGGTCTTATGTCAAG TTTGTCTTCAAACCAGAGCCGTATTCCTCCAATAATGAAAAGAATGTTCACGAGGAGGTGACAAAAGCCATGACAGCAATTCTGAAGCCATCCACAGATTTCCTAACAAGAAACAAGCTACTGAAG CATTCTTGGTACTTCTTTGAAGCGTTGGTCAAATCAATGGCTCATTATCTCGCTGAGAGTGGTCGAGTCAAA GTGTCAAGAAAGCAGAATTTTTCTGCCTCCTTCTACCATGCTGTTGAGATCTTGGTCAACATGCTGATGCCTCACATCACACAGAAATACAAAGACAACCTGGATGCGGCACGCAATGCTAATCACAGCCTAGCAGTTTTCATTAAG CGCTGCTTCACCTTTATGGACCGTGGTTTCGTGTTCAAACAGATCAATAATTACACAAACTGCTTCATACCTGGTGACCCCAAG ACTTTGTATGAGTTTAAGTTTGAGTTTCTGAGAATTGTGTGCAACCATGAGCATTACATCCCACTCAATCTTCCCATGCCACTTGGAAAAGGACGCATACACAGGTTCCAAG ATTTTCAATTGGACTACTCACTGACTGATGACTTCTGTCGAAACCACTTCCTGGTGGGTCTTCTGCTGAGGGAGGTGGGAAGCGCCTTACAAGAGAGCCGAGAAGTCCAGCAGATCGCCATCCAGGTTCTGAAGAGACTGATGGTTAAACACGCATTTGATGACCGCTACGCTGCCAAA AGCCATCAGGCCAGACTTGCCACCCTGTACCTTCCCTTGTTTGGCCTACTACAGGAGAACGCACACAGGCTGGAAAGCAAGGAGTCCATCCTTCCAAGCCACCACAAT AAACCACGAGAGGACTTACTTGTGCCGAACTCTTTGGTGACCCCCCAAAAGCATAGCATCGATGGTTCTCTTCACAAAGATGTTTTTGGAGCAA ACTCCAGAGGTTCCCTGGTCTCCACCGACTCTGACAGCAGCCTGCTGGAAAAGAGTTCCGAGAAG AACCATTGTGCTCTGGGCAGTGCCGTGCTGCGTTTTGACAAAATGGACCGAGATGAGAGCAAAAACCTGCTCATGTGTTTTCTGCATGTCCTCAAAAGCATGTCAGATG ATGCCCTTTATGCATACTGGAACAAAGCATCATCGTCCCAGCTAATGGACTTTTTGACACTACTAGA AGTCTGCCTTCATCAGTTTAGATACATGGGGAAGCGAGTCATTGTCAG GAGTCACGAAACGGCAATGTGTCTGAGTCCAGACAGGAAGTCGTTGACTTTGCCCGTGTCTCGAAACAGGGCAGGGATTCTGCATGCCCGCTTACAACAGCTTGGGGCAGTGGAGAATTTGTGCACGCTCAACAACA TGTACTCCCATACAGAAGCCGATGTGGCCACCCAATGTTTACTGGAGGCCAACGTATCCACAGAGGTGTGTCTGACTGTGCTCGACACGCTGAGCATTTTCATCATGGGATTCAAG AGCCAGCTGAACTCAGATCTTGGCCACAACCCACTGATGAAGAAAGTATTTGAGGTGCATCTGTGCTTTCTGCAGATTGCTCAATCTGAGGCTGCTCTCAGGCAGGTCTTCATCTCACTGAGGACTTTTATCTACAAG TTCCCCTGCGCGTTTTTCGATGGCCGGGCTGACATGTGCGCCTCCCTATGTTATGAGATATTGAAATGTTGCAACTCCAAACTGAGCTCCCTCCGCAACGCCGCCGCTAATCTCCTTTACATCCTCATGAAAAGCAACTTTGACTACACCGGACGTAAATCGTTTGTCAGAACCCACCTGCAG GTGGTGATTGCTGTCAGCCAACTGATCGCCGATGTCATCGGCATCGGTAGCACGCGCTTCCAGCAGTCTCTGTCTATTATTAACAACTGTGCAAATGGTGATCAAAGCATCAAG CACACTGCGTTTCCATCAGATGTGAAAGACCTGACCAAACGAATCAGAACGGTGCTAATGGCCACCGAGCAAATGAAGGAGCACGAGAACGACCCGGAGATGTTGGTGGACCTCCAATATAGTTTGGCCAAGTCGTACACAAGCACACCAGAGCTACGCAAGACCTGGTTGGATAGCATGGCGCGGATCCACAACAAGAATGGCGACCTTTCAGAG GCAGCCATTTGCTACGTGCACGTTGCAGCTCTGGTTGCCGAGTACTTGTGGAGGAAAGGTGAGCTTACTGTTTGCTCCGATATTTTTAGAACCCCCCACAACACTGTGGATTGCCCAAGTACAGCTTTGTTTCATTCTCTTCATTTGGAAGGAATGTTGAAGCACGGATGCTCAGCCTTTCGCGTCATCACTCCAAAtattgacgaagaagctgccATGATGGAAGACGTAGGGATGCAGGACGTACATTttaacgag GAGGTTCtgatggagcttttggaggagtGTGCTGATGGTCTTTGGAATGCAGAGCGCTATGAGCTCATTGCTGATATCTACAGGCTCATCATTCCCATACACGAAAAACGCAGAGATTTTGAG AAACTGACACACGTGTACGATACCCTCCATCGTGCCTACACTAAAGTTTTGGAGGTGATGCATACCGGCAAACGTCTCCTGGGCACATACTTCAGAGTGGCCTTTTTTGGACAG GGCTTCTTTGAGGATGAAGATGGCAAAGAATACATCTACAAGGAGCCAAAGTTCACACCTCTGTCAGAGATTTCACAGAGGCTGGTGAAGCTCTACTCGTACAAGTTTGGTCAAGAGAATGTCAAGATTATCCAGGACTCAGGAAAG GTAAACCCAAAAGACCTGGATTCCAAGTACGCCTACATACAGGTGACACATGTCGTGCCATACCTCGATGACAAGGAGTTGGAGGAGAGGAAGACCGACTTTGAAAAAAGTCACAACATCCGTCGCTTTGTGTTTGAGACGCCCTTTACGGTGTCAGGCAAGAAGCAGGGTGGCGTGGAGGAGCAGTGTAAACGACGGACCATTCTCACCA CCACCCACTGTTTTCCATATGTGAAGAAGCGAATCGCTGTCATGTACCAACATCAGAGTGACCTCAGCCCCATCGAGGTTGCTATAGATGAGATGAGCGCAAAAGTGGCTGAACTGCGCTTGGTGTGCTCGGCCTCCGACGTGGACATGATCCGGCTACAGCTCAAACTGCAAGGCAGCGTTTGTGTTCAG GTCAACGCCGGTCCTCTTGCTTATGCCAGAGCCTTCTTAGATGACACGAGTGCCAAGAAATATCCAGACAATAAGGTCAAACAGCTCAAAGAGGTCTTCAG GCATTTTGCAGAGGCCTGCGGCCAGGCGCTGGATATAAATGAGCGGTTGATTAAAGAGGATCAGCAGGAGTATCATGATGAAATGAAGGCCAACTACAGGGATCTGACCCGGGAGCTGTCAAACATTATGCATGAGCAG